The window ATGACTTTGATCGAAAAGGATCCTGACGCCAATCTGGCTCAGCATTTCATGACTGCGCAAATCGCCGCCGACGTCACCGAAAAAATGCTGGAAAAATTCAGTAAACCGCCGGAAATGATAGGTCGCGTCGTCATCGGCGCCGCTTACGGCGACCTGCATTCCTTGGGCAAACGGATCGTCAGCGGCTGTTTGAAATCGCTGATGGTGGATGTGGTCGATCTGGGCACCAATGTCAGTGCCGAAAAATTCGTCGATACCGCAATGACCGAGAACGCTCAAGTCATCGCGGTATCCGCGATGATGGTCCACACCGCCACCAGCGAAAAAGGCAGTTTGGGTGTGCGCGCACTTTTACAAGAGCGCGGCTTGGAACAACAAATCAAACTGGCGGTAGGCGGCGCTCCCTACCGTTTCGATCCGGAGTTGTACATCAAGGTCGGCGCGGATGCCTGGGCGCCGGATGGCGTCACCGCCGCCAAAGTCATTGTCGATTTGATTCGCGAGGTTAAGCCATGACACCCTTGGAAATTCTCAGCGCCGCGACGACCGGCAGCCCCGCGCCGCGCATCCCGGTTTTTTGCAATCTGCCCGATCACGGCGCCCGGGAATTGGCTATGACCGCCAAGGAATACTTCAGCAGGGGCGAATATGTCGCCGATGGTCAATTACGCCTGTTGCAGCGCTACGGCTACGACAACATCTGGAGCCTGCATTACGTAGGCAAGGAAGCCGAATTGTTGGGGTGCCGGGAAATCCTGTTTGCCGACGACGGCGTACCGAATGTCGCCGACTTCATCATCAAAAACCTGGACGACATCGCCAAACTCGAAATTCCCGCCGACATTACCCAACAACCAGCCTGGCAACCCGTTGCCGACAGCCTAAAGATTTTGCGCAGCGAAGTCGGCGCCACGCATCCGATTTGCGCGTACATCACGGCCTCGACCACGTTGCCGGCTATCTTGATGGGCATGGATAAATGGATGGAGCTATTCCTGCTCGGGCCATTCGATGTCCGCGACGAATTGCTGCGAAAGTGCTCGGATTTCGTCCAAAAGGAAATCGCTGCGCTCCGCGCCTTCGGCGCCAATGTACTGATTTATTCCACGCCATTCGGCTCACCGTATTTCGTCAGCCGCAAACAAATAGAGCAAATCGTGATGCCCTGGATGCGGCGAGACCTGCTGCCTGGCGATAACGAAGACATCGTCTATTACTGTGGCATGGCGCCATTCAACGATGTGATCGACTTAGTTTTCGATGAACTTCACATCAAAACCCACCACATCAGCCCGCTCGCCGACATTGCCGAAGCCAAACGCCTGATCAATACTCGCGGCCTGACCTGCGGGGTAATCGACGATATAAAAATGATTCACTGGAGCGCCGAGCAAACCCGCGCCGAAGTGCAGCGTATTGTCGAAATAGGCAAAACCGGCGGCCATTTTTTGTTCGGTAACGGCGTAATGCCATTGGCAGTGCCCGAGGCCAATATTAGAGCCATGGTCGCTGCCGCATTCGAATATGGGAGACAGCCATGAAAACCTTCGCGATACAGCCGGAAAATCAAACACCTCTGACCATGATAGGCTGCGGCATCTTACGTAAGGAAGTGGATAGATTAATCGCGAAAAATCACTGGAACGTCCACACCCATTATCTGGATTCGGCCTTGCACAATTACCTGAATCGTTTATCGACGGAATTGAATCAGGCATTGGAAGAGCGCGAAAAACTCGGCGAGAAAACCGTGGTGTTTTACGGCGGCTGCCACCCGTTGATGGAAAAATATCTGGAAGGCCACCACACCTGCCGTACCCAAGGCCAAAACTGTATTGTGATGCTGTTGGGCTACGAATTATTCATGCAGGAACTGGAAAAAGGCGCGTATTTTTTACTGGAAGACTGGGCCTTGACCTGGGAACCGATGATCACCGCCTGCTTCGGCGCGAACATGACGGTGATCAGGGAGATATTTCACAGTAGCCACAAATATATCCTGGCGCTGCGCACCCCGTGTAACGGCGATTTCAGCGCCGCCGCCGAAACCGCTGCGCGCTTCGTGGATTTGCCGCTGGAATGGATGGATGTCGGCCTGGAGCATTTGGAAACCGTTTTGGCCGATGCCATTCAACGCCGGCTTGCCGCGGAACAATGACTCAAGCACCTTCCAATCAAGAGTTGCAGGAACGGGTCAAGCAATTGGAAACCCGCGTCCGCAAGCTTTCGGAAGAAAAGGCGAATCTATATTTGATTCTGCACATGCTGGAGCTGTTAAACCCCATCGCCGGCGTCGAAGGGCTGCTGGAGAGCTTAATGACTGCTTTGTGCGGCAGTTTGGGCGGCAGCAATATCGAAATTTATTATCTGGACGCGGGGACAATCCATTACGCCAATTTGGCCGGCGACCGCCAAGTTATCGACCATATCGACGACCCCTTGATCAACGAAGTTTTTCAGCAGCGCCGCTTTGTCGAACAAGCCACAGATTCTCAGCACACGCTGCTGCGCGGCATGACCCCGGCCATTGCCTGCACCTGGGTCATGCCCTTACAGGTGGGCAAAGAATTAATCGGCGCCATCAAAATGACTGACATGTTGGGCTCTGCGCAAATGCGCGATTATCTATCGCCGTTTTTCTCGCACATGGCGCTGATTTTAAGCAACGAAATTAAGACCCGCATCGCGGAAAGCGCGAATCAGGCCAAAAGTAATTTCCTGGCCACCATGTCGCACGAAATCCGCACCCCATTGAACGGTATCTTGGGAATGGCGCAACTGCTGAGTCTACCGGACTGCGACCCAAGCAGGCATCAAGAATGCGCCCGCACTATCCTCGCATCCGGACAAACCCTGTTAACCCTGTTAAACGATGTGTTGGATTTGTCCAAAATCGAGGCGAATCGGCTGGAGCTGGTTTACTCAGCCGCGCAGCCTCGGCAAATCATCACCGAAGTACAGTCGCTGTTCAGGGAAAGCGCGCTTCAGAAAAACCTGCAAATCGAAACCGTCTGGCTCGGCCCCTGCGAGCAATGCTATCTACTGGATCAAATCAGAGTCAGGCAAATGCTCTCAAATCTGGTCAGCAATGCCATCAAATTTACCAATCATGGCGCGATCCAAATCCAGGTAACGGAGTTGCGTCGGCAAGGTTCGCAAGCACAACTGGAATTTTCTGTGTCCGATCAAGGCATCGGTATTGCCGCCGACCAACAAAGCCTACTATTCAAACCTTTTACCCAAATCGACGCCAGTTCGACGCGGCGTTACGCCGGCACCGGCCTGGGCTTATCCATCGTCCAGCGTTTTGCCGGGCTGATGCAGGGCGAAGCCGGCGTGGAAAGTAGTCCCGGCATGGGCGCGCGGTTCTGGTTCAAAATTCGCTGCGACCTGGTTGATTGTCAACTGCATAACCACAATCGGGAACAACCGCGCTTACTCGCCCCGTGCGCGGAAATCTATTCCGCAGCAGTCAAGACCGGGCACTATCGAGATACGCCCATCCATCCGGAGCAACCCGTCTTTGCGGTGACCAACCCGGCAATCAGTAAGGAAGACATCGCCTTGCTGCACCGCAACCAAGAAATACGGCCGCTACTGGACGAACTCGACAACTTACTTGCCAAAAACATGTTCCATGCCATTAATCACGTTAAAGCATTGCAGAATTTACTGCGCGCTAGTGCGGTAGAACCGCGGTTTTCCGAAATAGCTCAATCGGTCAACGAAATGAAATTCGACCAGGCACGCCAGCAATTGCGGCAGCTTTATTCAGCCTTGGGTTGGGATGGAGTACAAACCGAATGAACAGCAAGCAGTTGAAAATTCTCGCCATTGACGACAGCCCCGCCAACCTGGCCTTGTTGGGCTTGGCATTACAGGACGATTATCAAATTCAAATCGCCACCTCCGGCGGTAAAGGCCTGGAACTGGCGCTGGATGAGCCGCCCAATCTGATTCTGCTCGATATTATGATGCCGGATATGGACGGCTACGAAACCTGTCGGCGGATCAAGGCCAGTCCGCTATTAAAGGACATTCCGATTGTATTCGTTACCGCTTTGAACGAAATTCAAGCCGAGGCCCAGGGCTTTTCCTTGGGCGCCGCGGACTATCTGACCAAACCCATCAGTATCGAAATTGCCCGCTTGCGGATTCGCAACCTGTTGGAACGCGAACAATTTCGTCAGGAACTGCAACGCCGCGAAGCTGAACAACGCTTGGCGGCCAGCGTCTTCGCCCACACTCACGACAGCGTAGTCATTACCGACAGCGAGAATCGCATCATCGATGTCAACGCGGCTTTTAGCCGAATCACTGGTTACGCACGCGAAGAAGTGTTGGGTAAAAACCCCAGCATGCTCAAATCCGGTCGGCA of the Methylomonas sp. MK1 genome contains:
- a CDS encoding cobalamin B12-binding domain-containing protein, which produces MLDAYIQSYNQAVFETDKQGALDVVNQALSDGFSPEDIVFKLVIPAVELMMTLIEKDPDANLAQHFMTAQIAADVTEKMLEKFSKPPEMIGRVVIGAAYGDLHSLGKRIVSGCLKSLMVDVVDLGTNVSAEKFVDTAMTENAQVIAVSAMMVHTATSEKGSLGVRALLQERGLEQQIKLAVGGAPYRFDPELYIKVGADAWAPDGVTAAKVIVDLIREVKP
- a CDS encoding sensor histidine kinase, whose amino-acid sequence is MTQAPSNQELQERVKQLETRVRKLSEEKANLYLILHMLELLNPIAGVEGLLESLMTALCGSLGGSNIEIYYLDAGTIHYANLAGDRQVIDHIDDPLINEVFQQRRFVEQATDSQHTLLRGMTPAIACTWVMPLQVGKELIGAIKMTDMLGSAQMRDYLSPFFSHMALILSNEIKTRIAESANQAKSNFLATMSHEIRTPLNGILGMAQLLSLPDCDPSRHQECARTILASGQTLLTLLNDVLDLSKIEANRLELVYSAAQPRQIITEVQSLFRESALQKNLQIETVWLGPCEQCYLLDQIRVRQMLSNLVSNAIKFTNHGAIQIQVTELRRQGSQAQLEFSVSDQGIGIAADQQSLLFKPFTQIDASSTRRYAGTGLGLSIVQRFAGLMQGEAGVESSPGMGARFWFKIRCDLVDCQLHNHNREQPRLLAPCAEIYSAAVKTGHYRDTPIHPEQPVFAVTNPAISKEDIALLHRNQEIRPLLDELDNLLAKNMFHAINHVKALQNLLRASAVEPRFSEIAQSVNEMKFDQARQQLRQLYSALGWDGVQTE
- a CDS encoding DUF1638 domain-containing protein — encoded protein: MKTFAIQPENQTPLTMIGCGILRKEVDRLIAKNHWNVHTHYLDSALHNYLNRLSTELNQALEEREKLGEKTVVFYGGCHPLMEKYLEGHHTCRTQGQNCIVMLLGYELFMQELEKGAYFLLEDWALTWEPMITACFGANMTVIREIFHSSHKYILALRTPCNGDFSAAAETAARFVDLPLEWMDVGLEHLETVLADAIQRRLAAEQ
- a CDS encoding uroporphyrinogen decarboxylase family protein, producing MTPLEILSAATTGSPAPRIPVFCNLPDHGARELAMTAKEYFSRGEYVADGQLRLLQRYGYDNIWSLHYVGKEAELLGCREILFADDGVPNVADFIIKNLDDIAKLEIPADITQQPAWQPVADSLKILRSEVGATHPICAYITASTTLPAILMGMDKWMELFLLGPFDVRDELLRKCSDFVQKEIAALRAFGANVLIYSTPFGSPYFVSRKQIEQIVMPWMRRDLLPGDNEDIVYYCGMAPFNDVIDLVFDELHIKTHHISPLADIAEAKRLINTRGLTCGVIDDIKMIHWSAEQTRAEVQRIVEIGKTGGHFLFGNGVMPLAVPEANIRAMVAAAFEYGRQP